The following is a genomic window from Malus sylvestris chromosome 12, drMalSylv7.2, whole genome shotgun sequence.
ATAGTAATCGACAGTGAAAGAGTAGAGAACTAGAAAACACATGCATTAAAGTAGTGAGCTCGATCGAAGTTGACCTTCGTTCGTCGGTACAAGAATACATATATAACTGTATACACAAGTTTGGTTCAGTTGTACAGATACTGTAGATGCAGGCAATGCCTCTGACCTTTCTGAAAATTTGAATAATTGAAAACAGAAAAAAGACAGATGTTCATGATTCTTTCTGCCAGTTCAAATGTATGGAAAATTTCCTAATGTGACAATTGGACGATTTGGGAAGACAATAAGGTCATCTCCGGTAACGTAGGGCCGATCGTAAATTTGTtataaagaaaagagaaattttatttaaactcattaaTCCTCTTTCCACATCCAACTTAGAAATTTTATCCCACAAACTTACCATTTTACCCTCAAATACAAATTTACAAACTTgaaaaaaatacacaaacacataAACCCACCCAACCACCTACCCTGCAACAACCAGACTTGATTATGGTCGTCATCAAGCAACCAATTGACAACCTTGCTAGGCTGGTTAAGACCAAGCCTTTCTTGAAGATCATACAATTGGATTGCAGTGGGTACCGATAGCCTCACCTGCCGATCTTGAAGCCCTCTTATGGTGCAAACCTTGCTATGCCTGTCCTTTCCTCCAAAAGCTCGAGACGCACGCACAATCCTTGGATCCTTCAACCTTGGCCATGGAGTTAATGAACGagataaattagggtttgatgAGATTTTATTAGCTTCTCTGGCGACGCATTCTCTTGGTGTCGTCGAAGACCACAACCGCCCTCCACTATATTTTTGATGTTCTTCTCCACCCTTCAGTAATCCATTTTCCAATTTCCGGCAGCCAATTGTGGTTGGATTTTTCGCCAGTTGATAATATCTTTCTACACCCATATTTTCTTTAGGGCATAATTGGAAtatgaattttaacaaaaatttaatgggtgtagaaataagtttattgggtccaaataaaatttctctaaggaaaactaatgaaaatggtttgaaaattttgagttttaacgataaagataaaataaatgatgaaataaatagtatcaggattgactttttagtgtaaaaatatggtttttcgttaaagtaaacaatactgggagtttttcattaaaattccctTTATTATATAgtcttttaaaaattaatactaTTGTAGGTTTAAAATTTTTCATCTCCAACTATTCAgtgttaaattttatttatttatttaggttTATAATGCATATGTTGAGGCCTACGAGGTGTATAAGGGATATGTACCTAGCTCTTGGTTAAATTTAACCATGATTCATTTTAGCAGATTCATTTTGACTcttggttagagatggcctaacaAGAATCATAAGTTTACGGGACTTCAAGACGAGATAAAAACTTCAAAGATCAAACTAGAACATCAAAATTTTGGGGAGCATTGTTGTAGAAAGTATTCACGAAATAAAGGTGTAAAATTTGCTAGCATAAGTGAAGGAAAGAAACTCTCTTGTGACGGAAGACATTATTTTTAACAAGTGTTTGACGAGTGATGTATCTTTAAACATGTAAAAAAACATCCATTAGCTGGGCAATGTACGTAAAATTAATCAAGGTCACAAAATTTAACAAGAACTATATACAAGTTTTTGGGagttgaaaacaaaattgaaagttCATATATCAAAGTAACATCCAAACTTCGAGGAGCATTGATGTAAAAGTATTGACGAAATAATAGaatatataaaatttggttgCGAAAGTAAAAGAAAGAAACTCTCTTGTAATTAAAAATAGAGATGTCCTATTCACAtatcttattttactttttacacataatttgttaatttatattcgttaattttcttcaattcatccgatctgacaGTCGAAAATTAGAATATTGTGAGAAAAGTCAAATaagatgtgtgaatatcacacttCTAAAAATATTGTATAGAACAAGTATTTAATAAACGTGTTACAAACATCTATTAGTAGAATAATATAACTAGAATTAGCATtagttgaaaacttgaaagaTAAAATCTGTCAAAACGGAGTAGGATTCTTTCCCCTTTTAATCTCTCTTCCCTTCCATCATCTCCTATTTAAACGGTTACGATTACGCCACGTTTATAtcttgttttaaattttttatatggagaataaaacaaaaagaagaatgcAAGAGGAGATGATAGAAATAGATAGTAATAAGAAGGGAGATAATCCTATTCCTAGCGAAACGAAGATCGAAAGTAGGTAGGCTGGAATATAATGCAGgcgagtaaattgtagcaatggtcccttaactttaattaaatttgagcaatggtccctcaactaaaaatccattaccattggtctctcaacttatcaaaatgtgtagctatagtcattttcatcaatttcgtcaaaattttgtcaaaataagttatattggaataaccatttatgtaATTAGGGTCCATCAActtatcaaagtgtgtaattatgattATTTTCGTCAATtacgtcaaaatttttgtcaaaatgagttatgttagaaggatcattgctacaattgggttaaagttaaaggactatttttctagttgaattaaagttgaggaaccaatagtaatggatttttagttgagggaccatagctgtacgttttgatgagttgagggaccaatggtaatgaatttttagttgatggaccattactttaattaagttaaagttaaaggatcaTAACTACAATTTACTAAGATGGAAAGTTTTGTCAAAGGACTAGGTGAGTAGGTGCCGATGGCGTTGTGTTGGAATTGAGTTGTCATGTCGACACAGTTGTAGATATTAAGTTGGTCAAATCAGTCCAACGCATTAAAAAGTAACACagaataaaaagaagaagaaagaaagaggaggaggaagacagCTGGGAAAGAGAAGGCACCCCAACCCCTCCACCCCCTCCCACCCCACAACCGACCACTTTCTAGTTCTACCACTTTTGCTTGCTCCCCTCTTGTTTACTTGTTTTACTTTTACGGATTAATTCTACGGAGTGGAAAGCGATCAACGGTTTAGGATTCTCAATTTGGCTTTGTTCCACAGATGGATTTTTTGAGGTCACCTGTTATTCTTTGGCATACCATTTGACACATAAATTATAGATATGAAATTATCTCATATAGTATTGAGCTGCATAAATAAGAAGATAGCTTGCTTGTGCAGTGAGATACCTTTTTACTTACTTGTTTTTGGGGCTTCTAGACATAGGCTTTATGTCTAAAAGCCCATTTTACTTAAATAAGACGATTTCTAAACTATAACCTGAAAAGTTTTTTACATCTAAAAAGCTCTTTTATTTTAATACATGATGACATGTCACTTAGACGTTAGAACAATATAATagattatattactatttacaaGAATGTCATCTTCATCGTGTCCACAACATAAGCTCTACCGTCAAAGTTTTAGAAACGTAATCATAGATTCATTATCACCCATAAATGTATCTTCCATCTTCATTGTCTACATGAATGCCATCATTATTCCCTATTACATACccattgctatttttttttattttatttttgttcttgatatttattcaaatttttAACATTGTATAACCAGTTCTATAGTCACACTTTTGAAAGCTCTCATAATGACATTGTGTGGAGAATGCACTAATTTACATCCAAAAATTGTCTTAGGCAGACATGATTACTTTTACCATGCATACCAAGCCGTTGTTAAAAGACATAGTGGGGAATTTGCATTTtgtttaacaaacgatattaataCCACTAAAAGGGGGAGAAGTGGGTTTAGCCTCAATGTGGTTCAACATCGCATTtggtgagaatcaaacctaGGACTTTTcatgaagatgaatatcactagCTTGTAATACTAAGTGGTAGTATTGAATTTGCATTGTTTGGTTCTATATACAATTAGGTTCAGTTGATTCAGTACATTGGGTGAGTTGTATAGTTTAGATTCGATTGATTCGGTATGATCAATTTGgtccaattttattttttatgttttagttcGTTAGTTCCGACAATTTCAACATTTTTGATTCGTAGGCTCATACATTAGTTATGattgcttttcaatttttttggtgTTTGATCCATATAACAATTTTACCTAAGAGTAATATAGGcaaattataaacaaaaaaaagtttataaaTAATAACTAAATTTGACGTGAGGTATAAGCTAACGTGAACATGAGTCAAAGaactgtttttaatttttagtcttGCAtacaatattattaaaaaatagtattttttagagcttaaaataagttttcctattttttttcttcagagatttgaacatgcatgcatgctaTTAAATTTGTTCAAATGATctcaaaagaaaagacaaaattGTAGTAGTTCTTCTTTTTGAATAATTGAGATCTCTTCATGTGTGAAAAAAGCAataaaatctatttattttttggtaaaaaaagcAATAGATATTAATTCGCCACAAAAGTAAAAGAATctaattaaagaaaaaggaCAAATGAGATAGAGTATAGTATAAAATGAGTACTTGTGgggtttttaatttctattCTCAATTGGTCTAAAGAAGTGAGATGTTCAAAATTTGAACTAATCTACGCGCTCAATCGATCATagttaaatattaattatacaattttGAAAATATAACATAAAGTTTTACCTACGAATAAGATAAATGCTAATAAACCGTAATGCTCCTCATAAATTATATTTCTCAAATAAGATGTTCATACTTTGTTCCCAACTGGAACTATGAAGAAAAGAACATTAACTTCGAAAGCTGAGTGATAAAGGTTGAAGATGtaactgctctctctctctctctctcttctctctctcattatATCATGCAAATGGATCTTGGGTCCTGGGTTAGAAATCAAGCCTAATAAAAACACCCTTCTGCTATTTCCAAAGCATTTGCAGTGAGGCAGAAAGTCTGCAGggttcttcctctctctctctctactctctagCTCTAGCTATctgttttcttccaatttttttaattaattttaaaattcttttctGGGTTATactatactaatattttatctCTCATCTGTCTTGTCTGCTGTCTTTTCTCAAGTGCCTCAGgcttaggcctggcaaacgggtcgtgtcagtcgtgttcgtgtcgttttcgtgtaacacctgttatcttaacgggtcgtgtcgtgtcacacccgttatcttaacgggtccttaacaggtcgtgtcactttacccaacgggtaaagtgacccgacccgttatgacccgttatgacccgttaagaaaaatatattttttttcttaaatttgcacataccacacattgccacataaatattacttcaaaacattaaaacacatttgtcgtttaagtactacatttacactcgaaaataagagcctaataaaaaaataatacatacactactaatctattacaaattttaaatgtgcaaggatttgcaaaatgaaatagtttttgttttcaaggttgtgaaatctttctcaaaagtttaaacctcaatttacaaaatcctcgatttacatcgatcatcatgaaattgcattggaactttggcttgatctattgccttca
Proteins encoded in this region:
- the LOC126593594 gene encoding transcription factor TCP24-like — translated: MGVERYYQLAKNPTTIGCRKLENGLLKGGEEHQKYSGGRLWSSTTPRECVAREANKISSNPNLSRSLTPWPRLKDPRIVRASRAFGGKDRHSKVCTIRGLQDRQVRLSVPTAIQLYDLQERLGLNQPSKVVNWLLDDDHNQVWLLQERSEALPASTVSVQLNQTCAYCGNKERELNYNGVSKR